Below is a window of Dietzia timorensis DNA.
TTCTCGTATTCCTGTCCGGCGAACAGGAGATCCGAGACGCAGAGGAGGCCATCAAGGGGCGCCGTTTCCGCGATCTCGAGGTCTTCCCCCTGTTCTCTCGCCTCAGTGCGGCCGAGCAGAACAAGGCCTTTCGTAAGCATTCGAAGCGGCGCGTGGTGCTGGCCACGAATATTGCGGAGACCTCCGTCACCGTTCCGGGTATCCACTACGTGATCGACACGGGTCTGGCCCGTATTTCGCGGTACTCCACGCGAACGAAGGTGCAGCGACTGCCGATCGAGCCCGTGTCGCAGGCATCGGCGAATCAGCGTAAGGGGCGTTCCGGCCGCGTGACCGAGGGCGTGTGCATCCGCCTGTATTCGGAGGAGGATTTCGATTCCCGGCCCGAGTTCACCGACCCTGAGATCCTGCGGACGAACCTCGCCTCGGTCATCTTGCAGATGGCCGACCTAGGGCTCGGCGAGATCGCGTCTTTTCCGTTTGTCGACCCGCCCGATTCCAAGGCGATCAAAGACGGCCTGTCGCTGCTCGACGAACTCGGCGCGCTGCGCACGTCCAACGGTGGGGCGCCGTCGCTCACCAAACGAGGTCGCGAGATCGCGGCGCTCCCGCTCGACCCTCGCCTGGCGCGGATGCTTCTGGCCGGCCGCGACAACGGCGCGCTCGCCGAAGTCATCGTCGTCGTCTCGGCGCTGACTGTCGGAGATGTGCGCGAACGGCCCGCCGAAGAACGCGATAAAGCGGCTGCGATGCATAGCCGCTTCCGGGACAAGACCTCCGATTTCCTCGGATACCTCAACGTCTGGCGTTACGTCGTCGAGCAGAGGGCCGAACTTTCCGGCAGTGCGTTTCGGAAAATGTGCAAGGCCGAGTATCTGCACTGGCTCCGTATCCGCGAGTGGCAAGATCTCAACCGCCAGCTCACCACGGTGTGCCGCGAGCACGGATGGCACGCGGGTTCGCTCACCGCTTCCGATGACGACGTGCATCGCTCTCTTCTGGCCGGGCTCCTATCATCGATCGGCGCTCGGAAGGAGGAGACCAGGGAGTTCGCCGGACCTCGCGGCATCTCATTCCTGATCCACCCTTCGTCCTCAGTCGCGAAGAAGCCGCCGAAATGGATCATGGCGTCCGAGCTCGTGGAGACTTCCCGACTGTTCGCCCGCGACGTCGCCCGAATCGATCCGATGTGGGTCGAGCCGCTTGCCGAGCACATGGTGAAGCGAAACTATTCCGAGCCTCACTGGTCGTCCAAACAGGGTGCGGCGATGGCGTACGAGAAGGTCACGCTGCTGGGACTGCCCGTCGTTGAGGGGCGCCGGATTCTTCTGTCCCGCGTGGACCCGCAACTGGCACGGGAGCTCTTCGTCAGGCATGGGCTCGTCGATGGGGATTGGACGAGCAAATCCACTGAGGTCCGTGCCAACAGGGAACTCGTGGAACGTGCCCGCGAGCTACAGACGCGTGCTCGCCGCGCCGACGTCGTGATCGACGACGAACAGCTCGTCAGCTGGTATCTTCACCGGGTTCCGGAATCCGTCGTATCGGGGCGTCATTTCGATTCGTGGATCAAGTCCGCAAGCGAGGACGAGAAGGCCGCCCTCACTCTCTCGGAAAGCGACGTGCGCGGCGCCGGCACGGTGCCCTCGGAGGCAGATTTCCCGCCGCAGTGGAAACAGGGCGATCTCACGTTCGACCTCGATTACACCTACGATCCACGGTCCGAGACTGACGGCGTCGTGGTGAAGATTTCGTTGGCGCAGCTCGCCCGCGTGCGCCCAGCGGGTTTCGAATGGCTCGTGCCGGGGCTTCGGGCGGAGCTCTATACCGAGCTCATCCGCACATTGCCCAAGATGTACCGCCGCCTTGCGGCGCCGGCCGCCTCGTTCGCTGATCTCCTCGTCGAGGACATCACGCCACGAAAGGCTCCGCTCGCGGTGTCCGTCGGCGAAGCGCTTTCGGCACGGGTGGGGACCACCATTCCGGCCTCGGAGTTCCATCCGGAGGCTTTGCCCAACCATCTGCGTATGAGGTTCGAGGTCATCGGCGCCGACGGCGACCCCGTGTCCTCGGGCTATTCGCTCACCGCGCTGCAAAAAGAACTTTCGGCGCGGTCCCAGGATCAACTCGTCAATTCGCTTGTTGACGACGACGGGCCGTTCCGCGAATGGACGGCCGAGTCTATCGGCGATCTTCCCGACGAGGTGTCCCGCGACATCGGTGGCGTCCGTGCCGTCGCGTACCCGGCTCTGGTCGTCGAATCGGACGGCATTCACAAGACGGTGTGCACGACTCCGCAGAAGCGTTCGGCGGCAATGACTCGTGCCGTGATCGAGATGTTGCGCCCGGGACTGGTATCGACAACTCAGCTACTCAAGGGCCGTCCCCCGGCCCAGCGGCTGGCACTGACGCAATACCCGTACGGCGGCATCGATGCATTGGTTGCCGACGCTGTCGTTGTCATGATCGGCCGCATACTGGCCTCGAACGGAGGCGCTCCACTGACCGCCTCGGGCTTCGCTGAGATACGGGATGCAGCAAGGTCCGAGGTTCCTGGTGGCGTTGCCCGTATGATTACACAGGTATTGCCAGCTCTAGCGGTACTTCTCGATGTGCAGCGTTCCCTCATGTCGATGCGGGAAAATGAGCTTGGCGACGAGATACGTGCCGAGGTCGAGTTTCTCGTAGGGCGTGGATTCCTGGCGCGTCACGCGCGGGGCCGGCTTGAACACCTTGAGCGCCACATGAGGTCCATCGACGCACGAATCCAGTTGGCTGTCGACAACCCACCAAAATACGATGCCCTTCGCGCGCGCGTTATCGGGATCGAAGACGAAGTCGAAGAGGCGTGCAGTGCGCTATCGCATCGAAAGGGTGGCTCACGGCAATCTAGGGAGCTTCGCTGGTCCCTGGCTGAATATCGGGTAAGCGTATATACGCAGCAATTGGGTACTGCCGGGTCGATATCGGAGAAGAAGATCAGGCAGGCAATCCGTGGTCTACACTCTCCCTAGCCCCAGAACGCCCGTACGCCGCGGACAACTAGAGTCACGGCTGTCAGGAGCGAACGGGCCGGTCGTTCCGCAGTAGCGAGATCTCCTTTTCGAAATCGTCCGCAGACTCAAACGATTTGTAGACGGAAGCGAACCGCAGATACCCGACTTCATCGAGGTCGCGCAGTGGCTCAAGAATGGCAAGCCCCACTTCATGCGCCGGTACCTCCGACACGCCCT
It encodes the following:
- the hrpA gene encoding ATP-dependent RNA helicase HrpA, with the translated sequence MPAKSRRSSQRRRPSGNAPRNPELDAKRSALRAELSKVTLLEEHRLSRRIGKASAADELDAIGKEIDAASDELRRRRETLPTVSYPESLPVSARRDDIADAISNNQVVIIAGETGSGKTTQIPKICLELGRGVRGAIGHTQPRRLAARSVAARIAEELDVELGDEVGYAVRFDNRAGSNTAIKLLTDGLLLNEIRRDRLLRAYDTIIIDEAHERSLNIDFLLGYLASILPKRPDLKLIITSATIDPERFAEHFAGADGRPAPIIEVSGRTYPVEVRYRPLVQEFDDRTVDVDPMDALCSAVAELLGEGSGDILVFLSGEQEIRDAEEAIKGRRFRDLEVFPLFSRLSAAEQNKAFRKHSKRRVVLATNIAETSVTVPGIHYVIDTGLARISRYSTRTKVQRLPIEPVSQASANQRKGRSGRVTEGVCIRLYSEEDFDSRPEFTDPEILRTNLASVILQMADLGLGEIASFPFVDPPDSKAIKDGLSLLDELGALRTSNGGAPSLTKRGREIAALPLDPRLARMLLAGRDNGALAEVIVVVSALTVGDVRERPAEERDKAAAMHSRFRDKTSDFLGYLNVWRYVVEQRAELSGSAFRKMCKAEYLHWLRIREWQDLNRQLTTVCREHGWHAGSLTASDDDVHRSLLAGLLSSIGARKEETREFAGPRGISFLIHPSSSVAKKPPKWIMASELVETSRLFARDVARIDPMWVEPLAEHMVKRNYSEPHWSSKQGAAMAYEKVTLLGLPVVEGRRILLSRVDPQLARELFVRHGLVDGDWTSKSTEVRANRELVERARELQTRARRADVVIDDEQLVSWYLHRVPESVVSGRHFDSWIKSASEDEKAALTLSESDVRGAGTVPSEADFPPQWKQGDLTFDLDYTYDPRSETDGVVVKISLAQLARVRPAGFEWLVPGLRAELYTELIRTLPKMYRRLAAPAASFADLLVEDITPRKAPLAVSVGEALSARVGTTIPASEFHPEALPNHLRMRFEVIGADGDPVSSGYSLTALQKELSARSQDQLVNSLVDDDGPFREWTAESIGDLPDEVSRDIGGVRAVAYPALVVESDGIHKTVCTTPQKRSAAMTRAVIEMLRPGLVSTTQLLKGRPPAQRLALTQYPYGGIDALVADAVVVMIGRILASNGGAPLTASGFAEIRDAARSEVPGGVARMITQVLPALAVLLDVQRSLMSMRENELGDEIRAEVEFLVGRGFLARHARGRLEHLERHMRSIDARIQLAVDNPPKYDALRARVIGIEDEVEEACSALSHRKGGSRQSRELRWSLAEYRVSVYTQQLGTAGSISEKKIRQAIRGLHSP